A single region of the Populus nigra chromosome 2, ddPopNigr1.1, whole genome shotgun sequence genome encodes:
- the LOC133682750 gene encoding uncharacterized protein LOC133682750 → MSKERPPEPLDFFIWTVEDVGLWLEEINLGSYRQIFKDNGVNGEYLEGMSMFTTEQILRFIRRCHMKWGDFITLCKELRRIKVACLKGEQKVRRPWWVPSCLSAIFVKVAKHNRQSRVVSLKLEP, encoded by the exons ATGAGCAAAGAAAGGCCTCCTGAGCCTCTCGATTTCTTCATTTGGACTGTTGAG gaTGTTGGTTTGTGGTTAGAAGAAATAAATCTTGGCAGCTACCGCcaaatttttaaagataatggTGTGAACGGAGAATATCTGGAAGGCATGTCCATGTTCACAACTGAACAGATTTTACGGTTTATAAGGCGGTGCCACATGAAGTGGGGAGACTTCATCACACTATGTAAGGAGCTCAGACGAATAAAAG TGGCTTGCCTAAAAGGAGAGCAAAAGGTTCGCCGGCCATGGTGGGTTCCGTCCTGCCTCTCCGCGATCTTTGTCAAGGTTGCAAAGCACAACAGACAGTCACGAGTTGTTTCCTTGAAGCTGGAACCATGA